DNA from Arthrobacter sp. PvP023:
TGAGGTTGGCTACGAACTCCTCGAGCGGTGCGTCCATGAGCCGGGAATTCTGCCATGAGAGTTCGCCCGACAAAGTCCTGGAGGCCACGAACTTCTGCAGGGGATTGATGAACGCGCCAAAGTCGGCGTCAGCGGCCGCGCCGGGCCAGTAGCCGGCCCACTGCTCGTAGCCCGCCCGGCCCAGGAGTCCGGTTTCCACCCGGGCCATCATGTCGTTCATCCCGGCGCCGAGTTCCTCATCGAAACTGTCGAACTGCCAAAGATTGGGGGATTCAACCACCCCGTCCACAGAGTAGAAAAGGCCGGCGGTCAACTTGCG
Protein-coding regions in this window:
- a CDS encoding dihydrofolate reductase family protein, translating into MRKLTAGLFYSVDGVVESPNLWQFDSFDEELGAGMNDMMARVETGLLGRAGYEQWAGYWPGAAADADFGAFINPLQKFVASRTLSGELSWQNSRLMDAPLEEFVANLKNGDGGEIAVFASISLTRQLLFAGLLDSLMLMVHPVIAGSGRRLFEDGDPVTRLELQDSQRTSKGNMILSYGVRPSGQRP